AGGAGAGCACGTTGGTAGGCTTGTCGCGGCCGCGGTAGTCGCGGTTGAGGGCCTGGCTCTCCGCGGCGCCCACCAGGCGCACGCTGAGTTCGCTGTCGGGGTCGACCGCAAGTCGCGACAGCACCGTGCCCACCCAGGCCTCCAGCTCCGCCTGGCTCGGCAGCCCTTCGGCATCGGTGGCCACCTGGCGGTCGACCCGGGGATCGCTCATGGCTTGCCTCGCTCGCGGTCGAGGCGCTCCAGGCGCTCCTGGTCCAATCGCCTTTCCTGACGTAACGCCGCGCGCTCCTGCTCCCTGGCCTCCTTGCGGGCGCGTTCGGCGGCCTCCTGCTCGGCCTCGAAGCTGTCGTAGGCCTCGATGATGCGCTGTACCAGGGGGTGGCGTACCACGTCCTTGGCGGCGAAGTGGGTGACGCCGATGCCGGGGGTCCCCTTGAGCACCTCGAGGACCTGGATCAGCCCCGAGCTCTGGCCGCGGGGGAGGTCGACCTGGGTGACGTCGCCGGTGATCACCGCGGTGGAGCCGAAACCGATACGGGTCAGGAACATCTTCATCTGTTCGCGGGTGGTGTTCTGGCTCTCGTCGAGGATGATGAAGGCGTTGTTGAGGGTGCGTCCGCGCATATAGGCCAGCGGGGCGATCTCGATCACCTGGCGCTCGATCAGCTTGGCCACCTGCTCGAAGCCGATCATCTCGTAGAGGGCATCGTAGAGCGGGCGCAGGTAGGGGTCGATCTTCTGGGCCAGGTCGCCGGGCAGGAAGCCGAGCTTCTCACCGGCCTCCACCGCCGGGCGTACCAGCAGGATACGGCGGACCTCCTGCTGGTTGAGGGCCTCCACCGCCGCGGCGACCGCCAGGTAGGTCTTGCCGGTACCCGCCGGGCCGATGCCGAAGTTGATGTCGTGGGCGCGGATGCTCTGTACATAGCCCTGCTGGTTGAGGCCGCGGGGCTTGATCAGGGTGCGCGGGGTGCGGATCAGCACCTCGGCGGTGTCGGCATCTCCCTCGTCCTCCTCGAGCGCCTGCTGGCCGGACTCCTGCAGGAAGAGGTGCACGGTATCGGGCTCCAGGTCACTGGCCTCGGTCTCGCGGTAGAGGTGTTCGAGCACGTTGGCGGCGGCCTTGACCCGGTGGATGGGCCCGGCCAGCTGGAAGATGTTGCCGCGGTTGCGCAGGGTGATGCCCAGGCGCGACTCCACCAGCTTGAGGTGCTCATCGCGCTGGCCGCAGAGGTTGGCCAGGCGGTGCGGGTCGTTGGGTTCGAGGGTCAGGGTGATGATGCGGTTGGCCTGGGAGGCTGGCTGGCTCAAGACGGGCGGGTCCCCTGGATGATGAATGTGTAGGTTCAGCTTACTGCCCCGGTGTTTGCCGGGGCAATGTGTGAAGGGCTATCGCGTCCGGAATGTGGTGCTCGAGCCTAGGGCCGCCGGATCAGCCCCGGCAGCAATACCCCTTGTCTGTCTCAGTAGATCTCCGGCGAGGCGAGCTCGCCGCGCAGAGAGTTGGGCAGTGCCTCGGTGATCTCCACGTCGACGAAATAGCCGATCAGCTCGGTGGGGTTGGGGGCACGGAAGTTGACCACCCGGTTGTTCTCGGTGCGACCGGAGAGCTGGCCGGGGTCCCGGGGCGAGAAGCCGGTGACCAGGATGCGCTGGGTGGTGCCTACCATGCGCCGGCTGATCTGCATCGCCTGCTGGTTGATGCGCTCCTGGAGGATCGCCAGGCGCTGCTTCTTGACCTCCTCCGGGGTGTCGTCCTCGAGCGAGGCCGCCGGGGTACCGGGGCGTGCCGAGTAGACGAAGCTGAAGGAGTGATCGAAGCCGATGCGGTGGATCAGGTCCATGGTCGACTCGAAGTCCGCCTCCGTCTCGCCGGGGAAGCCGATGATAAAGTCCGAGGAGAAGCTGATGTCGGGACGCAGGGCGCGGATGCGCTCCATCTTCGCGACGTACTCCTCCACCGTGTGGCCGCGCTTCATGGCGGCGAGCACCCGGTCGGACCCCGCCTGCACCGGCAGGTGGAGGTGGCTGACCAGCTCCGGGATCTCGCCATAGGCCTCGATCAGGCTGTCGGAGAACTCCACCGGATGCGACGTGGTGAAGCGGATGCGGTCGATGCCCTCCACCGCCGCCACGCAGCCGATCAGCTCGGCCAGGTCGATCTCGTCGCCCAGCTGGTTCTCGCCGCGGTAGGCATTGACGTTCTGGCCCAGCAGGTTGATCTCGCGCACGCCCTGATCGGCCAGGTGGATGACCTCGTCCATCACCCCCTCGAAGGGCCGTGAGACCTCCTCGCCGCGGGTATAGGGCACCACGCAGAAAGTACAGTACTTGGAGCAGCCCTCCATGACCGAGACGAAGGCGGTGGCGCCGTCGGAGCTCGGCTTGGGCAGGTGGTCGAACTTCTCGATCTCGGGAAAGGTGACGTCCACCACCGAGATCTGGCCCTG
The Halomonas sp. H10-9-1 DNA segment above includes these coding regions:
- a CDS encoding PhoH family protein, which translates into the protein MSQPASQANRIITLTLEPNDPHRLANLCGQRDEHLKLVESRLGITLRNRGNIFQLAGPIHRVKAAANVLEHLYRETEASDLEPDTVHLFLQESGQQALEEDEGDADTAEVLIRTPRTLIKPRGLNQQGYVQSIRAHDINFGIGPAGTGKTYLAVAAAVEALNQQEVRRILLVRPAVEAGEKLGFLPGDLAQKIDPYLRPLYDALYEMIGFEQVAKLIERQVIEIAPLAYMRGRTLNNAFIILDESQNTTREQMKMFLTRIGFGSTAVITGDVTQVDLPRGQSSGLIQVLEVLKGTPGIGVTHFAAKDVVRHPLVQRIIEAYDSFEAEQEAAERARKEAREQERAALRQERRLDQERLERLDRERGKP
- the miaB gene encoding tRNA (N6-isopentenyl adenosine(37)-C2)-methylthiotransferase MiaB, with translation MAKKLFIKTHGCQMNEYDSARMADLLGESHRLELTDDEREADVILLNTCSIREKAQEKVFHQLGRWKKLKEAKPDLVIGVGGCVASQEGEALRKRAPHVDMVFGPQTLHRVPSMLDSRQQGQISVVDVTFPEIEKFDHLPKPSSDGATAFVSVMEGCSKYCTFCVVPYTRGEEVSRPFEGVMDEVIHLADQGVREINLLGQNVNAYRGENQLGDEIDLAELIGCVAAVEGIDRIRFTTSHPVEFSDSLIEAYGEIPELVSHLHLPVQAGSDRVLAAMKRGHTVEEYVAKMERIRALRPDISFSSDFIIGFPGETEADFESTMDLIHRIGFDHSFSFVYSARPGTPAASLEDDTPEEVKKQRLAILQERINQQAMQISRRMVGTTQRILVTGFSPRDPGQLSGRTENNRVVNFRAPNPTELIGYFVDVEITEALPNSLRGELASPEIY